In Acidobacteriota bacterium, one DNA window encodes the following:
- a CDS encoding efflux RND transporter permease subunit, whose amino-acid sequence MRIAKISVKKPVATFMVYISLLILGAIAIYRIPLAFLPTLDWPEMWVWIPYPNSSPTYIEKNIVKPAEEMLSTISGLKKIRATADADSAQFQITFDWGKKLDMVRMQVDEKLDIAKREMPDDVEHIYVFNFNTTDIPVVQARISATGVDLSKNYDLLDKRIANKIRRIPGVAKVELNGVQAREINIYLILDKIKEHGIDVGGLVRRLQGANTQMSLGKISEDGFHFNVRVLGNFETIELIEDFKVNDRGLRLKDIATITYEEPALTFGRHLNRQGAVALEVFKESSANTVEVARNVLDAINSDIGRDPLLKGIELFIWNDQAAEIINSVNGLRNAGLVGGILAVFVLYFFLRRWDATFIVSLAIPLSLVTASVVLFIMGKNFNILSMMGLMLGVGMLVDNAIVVLESIYRRYQKTGDPISSSIMGTKEVGMAVACATMTTLIVFLPLIIGGRDELSVWLKEVGISISITLICSLFVSLTLIPLMASRILMRKTGKESKFISFLQDRYVSAISWTMRHRIAMFLVIIGTLVLGVLPFAMGWVSAKPFSGGIKYNRLGIRYEFFDYFYKSQAEDYVNRMEDYLFKNAKEFHIKTVYSMFSDNDAQSIITFDRSDLTDDDIQKLRKKIREEHPVLPGAKIGFWGEEDDRESPVQRVSVNLYGERTEFLSTMADEAIRRMSQLEGLEDVRSSILSGKNEVKVSLNKELAAKYGLSPEELSRIFYFTMGGQKLRKFNAGDREVDVYISLDKSDREDIEDLKKLVVVGTERRGVPLGDLAEFSIVPRAERIVREDKKTTVTVSATYEGKNFKKAQAELKRIFDSMDFPPGYSWSFGERMRQEQEQTRQMIVNLLLALALIYIVMASLFESLSHPFSIVFSIPFALPGISWLLLATQTPFNIMAQIGLLILMGIVVNNGIVLIDKVNQLRRDGFPRDEAIVVAGRERLRPILMTALTTILGILPMSLGSSSVGDAYYYPMARTVMGGLAASTLLTLLILPYIYTIFDEIAAWAKKVVVLSQRSRIFPPKNLQLKLGIQTKI is encoded by the coding sequence ATGAGGATTGCGAAAATATCGGTGAAGAAGCCGGTGGCGACCTTCATGGTGTATATCTCTCTTCTCATCCTGGGAGCGATCGCCATATACAGGATACCTCTGGCCTTCCTGCCAACTCTTGACTGGCCAGAGATGTGGGTCTGGATCCCATACCCGAATTCGAGCCCAACATACATCGAGAAGAACATCGTGAAGCCTGCCGAGGAGATGCTCTCCACCATAAGCGGGCTTAAGAAAATAAGGGCGACGGCCGACGCTGATTCCGCTCAGTTTCAGATCACCTTCGACTGGGGCAAGAAGCTCGACATGGTACGTATGCAGGTCGATGAGAAGCTGGACATCGCCAAGAGAGAAATGCCCGATGACGTCGAGCATATTTACGTCTTCAATTTCAACACGACGGACATCCCGGTCGTACAGGCGAGAATTTCAGCTACGGGAGTGGACCTCTCCAAGAACTACGACCTCCTGGACAAGAGGATCGCGAATAAGATCCGGAGGATCCCGGGCGTTGCCAAGGTTGAGCTGAACGGCGTCCAGGCGAGAGAGATCAACATCTATCTCATCCTCGATAAGATAAAGGAGCATGGCATCGATGTCGGAGGGCTCGTCCGAAGACTTCAGGGAGCCAACACCCAGATGAGTCTCGGTAAGATCTCCGAAGATGGATTTCACTTCAACGTTCGTGTCCTCGGGAACTTCGAGACCATCGAGCTCATCGAAGATTTTAAGGTCAACGACAGGGGGTTACGGCTCAAGGATATTGCGACCATCACCTACGAGGAACCGGCTCTGACTTTCGGGCGGCATCTAAACAGGCAGGGCGCAGTGGCTCTCGAGGTCTTCAAGGAATCTTCCGCCAATACAGTGGAGGTCGCAAGGAACGTACTGGATGCAATAAATAGTGACATAGGAAGAGACCCGCTGCTGAAAGGGATCGAACTCTTCATATGGAACGATCAGGCGGCAGAGATCATAAACAGCGTCAACGGCCTGCGGAATGCCGGGCTCGTAGGCGGTATCCTTGCAGTATTCGTTCTCTACTTTTTCCTGAGACGTTGGGATGCGACCTTTATCGTTTCTCTGGCTATACCTCTTTCCCTCGTGACGGCTTCCGTAGTCCTCTTCATCATGGGGAAAAATTTCAACATCCTTTCCATGATGGGGTTAATGCTTGGAGTGGGAATGTTGGTGGACAACGCCATAGTCGTCCTGGAATCGATTTACAGGAGATACCAGAAGACCGGTGACCCGATCTCATCCTCCATCATGGGAACTAAGGAAGTTGGAATGGCCGTGGCCTGCGCCACAATGACAACCCTGATTGTCTTCCTTCCGCTCATAATCGGAGGAAGGGATGAGCTCTCCGTCTGGCTCAAGGAGGTCGGGATCTCGATATCGATTACCCTCATCTGTTCACTCTTCGTCTCTCTGACTCTCATCCCCCTGATGGCTTCAAGGATCCTGATGAGAAAGACCGGGAAAGAGTCAAAATTCATAAGCTTCCTCCAGGATAGATACGTGAGTGCCATCTCCTGGACGATGAGGCACCGCATAGCCATGTTCCTCGTTATCATCGGCACTCTGGTCCTTGGCGTCCTCCCATTTGCCATGGGGTGGGTGAGCGCCAAGCCCTTCTCTGGAGGGATTAAGTACAACAGGCTCGGCATTCGTTATGAGTTTTTCGACTATTTCTACAAGTCACAGGCTGAGGACTACGTCAACAGAATGGAGGACTACCTTTTCAAGAATGCGAAGGAGTTCCACATCAAGACCGTGTACAGCATGTTTTCCGACAACGATGCCCAGAGCATCATCACCTTCGACAGGAGCGATCTGACAGACGACGACATCCAGAAGTTGCGAAAAAAGATTCGGGAAGAGCATCCCGTCCTGCCTGGAGCAAAGATCGGCTTCTGGGGCGAGGAGGACGATCGGGAGAGTCCGGTCCAGAGGGTTAGCGTCAACCTATACGGCGAGAGAACGGAATTCCTTTCCACTATGGCAGATGAGGCGATCAGAAGAATGTCGCAGCTTGAAGGGTTGGAAGATGTCAGAAGCTCCATTCTGTCAGGCAAGAACGAGGTCAAGGTTTCCCTCAACAAGGAACTTGCCGCGAAGTATGGCCTCTCGCCGGAGGAGCTCTCGAGGATCTTTTATTTCACGATGGGAGGCCAGAAACTCAGGAAGTTCAATGCAGGCGACAGGGAAGTTGACGTCTACATTTCACTGGATAAATCCGACAGGGAAGACATCGAAGATCTCAAGAAGCTGGTGGTCGTGGGAACAGAAAGGCGCGGCGTTCCGCTGGGAGACCTTGCGGAATTCAGTATCGTCCCGAGAGCGGAGCGAATCGTGCGGGAGGACAAGAAGACGACTGTCACGGTAAGCGCCACCTATGAAGGGAAGAACTTCAAGAAGGCTCAGGCAGAATTGAAGAGAATCTTTGATTCCATGGATTTCCCGCCCGGGTATTCATGGTCCTTCGGGGAGCGGATGAGGCAGGAGCAGGAACAGACCAGGCAAATGATCGTCAATCTTCTTCTCGCTCTTGCTCTGATCTACATAGTCATGGCCTCTCTCTTCGAATCGCTCTCCCATCCATTTTCCATCGTCTTCTCGATCCCCTTTGCCTTGCCGGGTATCTCCTGGCTTCTGCTCGCCACGCAGACACCTTTCAACATCATGGCGCAGATCGGGTTGCTGATCCTGATGGGGATCGTCGTCAACAATGGGATCGTCCTCATCGATAAAGTCAATCAATTGAGACGGGATGGTTTTCCAAGAGATGAAGCAATCGTTGTGGCCGGAAGAGAACGATTGAGACCGATCCTGATGACCGCCCTGACAACAATCCTTGGCATCCTTCCGATGTCCTTGGGATCTTCCTCTGTGGGAGATGCCTATTACTATCCAATGGCAAGAACGGTCATGGGAGGATTGGCGGCTTCGACATTGCTGACGCTCCTTATCCTCCCATACATCTATACAATTTTCGACGAGATCGCAGCCTGGGCAAAGAAGGTCGTGGTTCTCTCCCAACGCAGTCGGATCTTTCCTCCGAAAAATCTTCAATTAAAACTCGGGATTCAGACTAAAATATGA
- a CDS encoding NDP-sugar synthase — protein sequence MKGMILAAGLGERMRPLTFMRAKSSLPLFNRPFIVHAAEYLKRFGINEVAVNLHHRPDSIRSILKDGSDLNISISYSHEERILGTAGGVRKIEKFFDGKRFILLNSDFISDVNLEKAIEHHESYGALATLVVMRSTTDGYSRLLIDEEWNVRAIAEGKGDHIFCGIHILEPEILDRIPEGERLDIIRDTYRDAMEKRLPIKAFEHQGFWFEFGDLSKYLQGHIQLAGTRLEFIQKILNVPETGQFQYSGGSCLLFSTEDVMIDEEVRLSGMVVGDRGCRVEREASISNSILHRHSVIRRGASLSKCIVGEGVIIPDGMKLHGVAISTVPADCIHVIIPEDIHRKGDLLIKQFLS from the coding sequence ATGAAGGGAATGATCCTGGCAGCGGGATTAGGGGAAAGGATGCGTCCCCTGACGTTCATGAGGGCAAAATCTTCCCTGCCCCTCTTCAACAGACCGTTCATTGTCCATGCGGCAGAGTATTTGAAGCGATTCGGTATCAATGAGGTCGCCGTGAATCTCCATCATAGACCCGATTCCATCCGTTCCATCCTGAAGGATGGATCTGATCTGAACATCAGTATCAGTTATTCTCATGAAGAGAGGATTCTCGGAACGGCAGGAGGAGTCAGGAAGATCGAGAAATTCTTCGATGGAAAGAGATTCATCCTTCTCAACAGTGATTTCATCTCCGATGTCAACCTGGAGAAAGCCATTGAGCATCATGAAAGCTACGGTGCCCTTGCCACGCTAGTCGTGATGAGATCGACGACCGACGGGTATTCCAGGCTCCTCATCGATGAAGAGTGGAATGTCCGTGCGATTGCCGAAGGGAAGGGAGATCACATCTTCTGCGGGATCCACATCCTGGAGCCGGAGATCCTCGATCGGATACCCGAAGGGGAAAGGCTGGACATCATCAGAGATACTTACAGAGATGCCATGGAGAAGCGGCTTCCCATTAAAGCCTTTGAACACCAGGGATTCTGGTTCGAATTCGGGGATCTGAGCAAATATCTTCAGGGTCACATTCAACTGGCCGGGACGAGACTGGAGTTCATCCAAAAGATCTTGAACGTGCCGGAAACGGGACAGTTTCAGTATTCCGGGGGATCTTGTCTTCTCTTCTCCACTGAAGATGTAATGATCGACGAAGAAGTACGACTGTCGGGAATGGTAGTCGGAGATCGGGGATGCCGCGTGGAAAGGGAAGCATCCATCAGTAACTCTATACTCCACCGGCACTCCGTGATAAGGAGGGGAGCCTCTCTGTCGAAATGCATCGTCGGTGAAGGGGTCATCATTCCTGATGGGATGAAACTGCATGGTGTCGCCATCTCCACGGTTCCAGCCGACTGTATTCATGTTATTATTCCGGAGGATATTCACAGGAAAGGCGACCTTTTGATAAAGCAATTCCTTTCGTGA
- a CDS encoding efflux RND transporter permease subunit, with protein MKIINFSIRRPVTVSMCAIALIIFGMVSAYRLPINLFPTISYPALTIETKYRGAAPVEVENLVTKPIEEAVGVISGIQRIVSRSKAGLSQVVLEFAWGQNMDFAQMEVREKLDLITLPDDADDPMILRFDPESDPVMRLALSGSADLIRLRYIAEEGLKKDLESLEGLAAIKVNGGLEEEIQVVIDEGRLASIGMTLEEVRQNLARNNVNLAGGSLYEDEARYLVRAFNEFEDIPDIENTIMVEKDNRKVFLKDIAMVERGHKEREVITHFGGKEAVELALYKEGDANTVQVVRRVEAALTNLKKTLPEGVSLSTVFDQSFFIRQSINEIIGNAILGGLIAIFIIFLFLKDLKSTSIIGVSIPISIIATFFIMYQMGVTMNIMSLGGLALGVGMLVDNSIVVLESIFRHRNLGKPAEEASHIGTAEVAMAVSASTLTTVAVFIPIIFVQGIAAQLFKDQALTVSFSLLASLIVAITLIPMFSSWSIRMNPAETEELTSFVFVTLPSLLLRLTSKAVKGLYWFLLLPLRPLIFLFDKAYSWLAAFYPRFLTFSLQHRYAVIFVALVIFVLSLVAMSKLGVELVPSLSQGEFYFRLELPQGTPLDVTNRIANIIEEKVIEVDGVESCFGSIGAFQLTTETETGQGENIAQLNITMKNRGDRGEETRTIAAIRKILGEYKRVDYKFGRPTTFSFKTPVEVEIYGNEIDEVATVSRVLAVRIARIPGVVDVRSSLQKGNPELQIVFDRDKLSKWNLDLMTLSNVIRQKIKGDVATKLNRGEREVDIRIYTHPLSETTIDGVKNLIVANVGEIPIRLSSVADVRMETGPSEIRRIGQKRAAVVTANLSGIDLGSVSGKIENLLKDYPLPMNMTAQISGENQEMRRSYRSLLFAFALAIFLVYFVMAAQFESLLKPFIIMFTVPLGLVGVAIALLLTGSIINIVVMIGIVMLAGIVVNNAIVFIDCIGQLRKAGRDKFAAIVEAGSIRLRPILMTTATTVLGLAPMALGFGEGSEVKAPMAITVIGGLSVATFLTLIVIPCAYAIVDRKGVLIVPEAERMRENLKGRTAESTSSSQ; from the coding sequence ATGAAGATCATCAATTTTTCCATCAGGAGACCGGTAACTGTCAGCATGTGCGCCATTGCGCTCATCATCTTCGGGATGGTATCCGCCTACCGGTTGCCCATCAATCTCTTCCCCACCATCTCCTATCCTGCGCTCACCATTGAGACGAAATACAGAGGTGCGGCTCCTGTCGAAGTCGAGAACCTCGTAACGAAGCCTATAGAAGAAGCGGTGGGAGTGATTTCTGGAATTCAGAGGATTGTCTCCCGCTCCAAGGCCGGCCTCTCCCAGGTAGTTCTCGAATTCGCCTGGGGACAGAACATGGATTTTGCCCAGATGGAAGTAAGGGAGAAGCTCGATCTCATCACCCTTCCGGATGATGCCGATGACCCTATGATCCTCAGATTTGATCCGGAGTCGGATCCTGTGATGAGGCTTGCGCTTTCGGGGAGTGCGGATCTGATCAGGCTCCGGTACATTGCGGAAGAAGGGCTGAAAAAAGACCTGGAATCGCTGGAAGGACTTGCAGCAATCAAGGTGAACGGTGGACTGGAAGAGGAAATTCAGGTCGTCATCGACGAGGGAAGGCTGGCATCCATAGGGATGACGCTCGAAGAGGTCAGGCAGAATCTGGCCAGGAACAACGTCAATCTGGCCGGGGGAAGCCTCTACGAAGATGAAGCGCGTTATCTGGTTAGAGCCTTCAACGAGTTTGAGGATATCCCGGACATTGAGAACACAATCATGGTGGAGAAGGATAATCGGAAGGTCTTCCTGAAAGACATCGCAATGGTCGAACGGGGCCACAAGGAGAGGGAAGTAATAACTCATTTCGGCGGGAAAGAAGCCGTTGAGCTAGCCCTGTACAAGGAAGGGGATGCCAATACGGTCCAGGTCGTACGCAGAGTGGAAGCCGCTTTGACGAATTTGAAAAAGACCCTTCCAGAAGGCGTTTCCCTCTCCACGGTCTTTGATCAGTCATTCTTCATCAGGCAGTCGATCAACGAGATTATCGGCAATGCCATCCTTGGAGGATTGATCGCCATCTTCATCATCTTCTTATTCCTGAAGGACCTCAAGAGCACAAGCATCATCGGGGTCTCCATCCCCATTTCCATAATTGCTACCTTTTTCATAATGTATCAGATGGGAGTAACGATGAACATCATGTCTCTCGGAGGGCTGGCGCTTGGTGTCGGAATGCTGGTGGATAACTCCATCGTCGTTCTGGAGTCGATTTTCCGGCACAGGAATCTCGGAAAGCCCGCCGAGGAAGCATCCCACATCGGAACGGCCGAGGTCGCCATGGCTGTATCCGCTTCGACGCTGACGACCGTGGCTGTCTTTATCCCAATCATCTTCGTTCAGGGGATAGCTGCTCAGCTCTTCAAGGATCAAGCCCTCACTGTGTCGTTCTCCCTGCTGGCTTCGCTCATCGTCGCCATCACGCTGATTCCGATGTTCTCCTCTTGGAGCATCAGGATGAATCCTGCGGAAACTGAAGAATTGACATCCTTTGTTTTTGTCACGCTTCCCAGCCTCCTCTTGAGGTTGACATCCAAAGCTGTGAAAGGGCTTTACTGGTTCCTCCTCCTCCCGCTCCGTCCATTGATCTTTCTTTTTGATAAGGCTTACTCCTGGCTCGCTGCCTTTTATCCAAGATTCCTGACATTCTCTCTGCAACACAGATATGCGGTCATCTTCGTGGCTCTTGTTATCTTCGTGCTCTCTCTGGTTGCCATGAGCAAACTCGGGGTCGAACTCGTTCCATCCCTCTCCCAGGGAGAGTTCTACTTCAGACTCGAACTCCCTCAGGGAACTCCTCTCGACGTGACGAACAGAATAGCAAATATTATCGAGGAAAAGGTCATAGAAGTAGATGGAGTCGAGTCATGTTTCGGCTCCATCGGTGCCTTTCAGCTGACAACAGAGACGGAGACGGGGCAGGGAGAAAACATCGCGCAGCTCAACATCACGATGAAGAACAGGGGAGACCGGGGAGAAGAGACCAGGACCATCGCTGCAATCAGGAAGATCCTGGGAGAGTACAAACGAGTAGACTATAAATTCGGGAGACCGACAACCTTCTCCTTCAAGACTCCTGTCGAAGTCGAAATATATGGAAACGAAATCGATGAGGTGGCCACAGTCTCCCGTGTCCTGGCCGTAAGGATCGCCCGGATTCCGGGTGTAGTCGATGTCAGATCGTCCCTTCAGAAGGGGAATCCCGAGCTCCAGATCGTTTTTGATCGTGATAAGCTTTCCAAATGGAATCTTGATCTGATGACCCTCTCTAACGTCATCCGGCAGAAGATCAAAGGGGATGTGGCAACGAAGCTGAACAGAGGAGAGAGGGAAGTGGACATCAGGATCTACACACACCCGCTCTCAGAGACAACCATCGATGGAGTGAAAAATCTGATCGTGGCCAATGTCGGAGAGATACCGATCAGGCTAAGCTCCGTGGCGGATGTCCGTATGGAGACCGGTCCCAGCGAAATAAGAAGGATCGGGCAGAAGAGGGCGGCAGTCGTGACCGCCAACCTTTCTGGAATCGACCTTGGATCAGTTTCCGGGAAGATCGAAAATCTTCTTAAAGATTATCCTCTTCCAATGAACATGACGGCTCAGATCTCGGGGGAGAATCAGGAGATGAGGCGTTCCTATCGGTCCCTTCTCTTCGCCTTCGCACTCGCCATATTTCTGGTCTATTTCGTCATGGCGGCGCAATTTGAATCTCTCCTCAAACCTTTCATCATCATGTTCACGGTCCCTCTGGGATTGGTAGGGGTTGCTATCGCACTCCTTCTCACAGGGAGCATCATCAACATCGTCGTCATGATCGGGATCGTCATGCTGGCAGGGATCGTCGTGAACAATGCCATCGTCTTCATCGATTGCATCGGTCAACTGCGGAAAGCGGGTCGGGATAAATTTGCGGCCATTGTGGAAGCGGGAAGTATCCGCCTCCGGCCGATTCTGATGACAACGGCGACGACAGTTCTCGGGCTTGCTCCAATGGCTCTAGGCTTTGGTGAAGGGTCGGAGGTCAAGGCTCCCATGGCGATCACCGTCATAGGGGGACTGAGTGTGGCGACATTCCTGACCCTTATCGTGATCCCCTGCGCCTATGCCATCGTTGACCGCAAAGGAGTCCTTATAGTCCCAGAGGCAGAAAGGATGCGAGAGAATCTTAAGGGCAGGACGGCAGAATCCACCTCCTCTTCTCAGTAG
- a CDS encoding methyltransferase domain-containing protein, whose amino-acid sequence MKEFAKSVIPNCGMNLLRKLRCLVLTIRFRIFGRKPARLETSKARARRIRENFFEEYCKGQGLDIGYGGDLLAPNCRGWDFEHGDAQFLRKVKDSSFDFVYSSHLLEHMEDPSVALKNWWRVLKPGGYLLLYMPHRELYEKRNTLPSRWNPSHKHFFLPYRDEPPDTIGLVPLIERSLKNFRIVYVRECSEGHTITDPRIHSDGEYSIEAVIQKLE is encoded by the coding sequence ATGAAAGAATTCGCGAAATCGGTCATTCCGAATTGTGGCATGAACCTGTTAAGAAAGCTTCGATGCCTTGTCTTGACCATCCGTTTCCGGATCTTTGGAAGAAAGCCGGCCCGATTGGAGACCTCGAAGGCCCGGGCAAGAAGGATCCGGGAGAATTTCTTTGAAGAGTACTGTAAAGGGCAGGGGCTTGACATCGGTTATGGGGGTGACCTTCTGGCGCCGAACTGTCGCGGGTGGGATTTTGAGCATGGCGACGCACAGTTTCTCAGAAAGGTGAAAGACTCCAGCTTTGATTTTGTCTACTCCTCGCACCTGCTTGAACATATGGAAGATCCCTCCGTGGCGCTGAAGAACTGGTGGAGGGTATTAAAACCGGGAGGCTATCTGCTTCTCTACATGCCCCATAGAGAGCTTTACGAAAAGAGGAATACTCTCCCTTCGCGATGGAACCCTTCCCACAAACATTTTTTCCTGCCATACAGGGACGAGCCTCCCGACACAATCGGCCTCGTTCCACTGATCGAGCGATCGTTGAAGAATTTCAGGATCGTCTATGTCAGGGAATGCAGTGAGGGGCATACAATCACTGATCCCCGTATTCACAGCGATGGAGAGTATTCGATTGAAGCCGTCATTCAGAAATTAGAGTAA
- a CDS encoding phosphotransferase produces MVEEFVRKRYGKEASIIQLAGDASERKFYRISIHGRSFVLMQCASNFEDEKHPYIDIWRFLKRHGFRIPEILEVHAETGVIVLSDLGDTLLQNLMLNLIEEKRVNMVKALCRKAIDIIVDLQLKGTEALDETCIASKYALDRDRFIFELNFFYEHYVLGLLDLRLTEVEEGGLRSWFNGLAGDVSGFGSVLCHRDFHSRNLIVVDAELYMTDFQDARLGPYTYDLASFLRDSYVSYEEDVINEMLDYYIDTIRERMVSHQSILTAKRESRFQQFLSGPDSEKRNSFRREFDLTCIQRNIKALGTFAFQSRVRKNHYYLRYVPATLNYIRKNLDKLSITMPPRNLILLASPIGIPDEKA; encoded by the coding sequence ATGGTAGAAGAGTTCGTCAGGAAAAGATATGGGAAGGAGGCGAGCATCATCCAGCTTGCCGGGGATGCCTCCGAGAGGAAATTCTACAGGATATCGATCCATGGCCGATCATTCGTCCTGATGCAGTGCGCATCCAACTTCGAGGATGAGAAACATCCCTACATCGATATCTGGCGTTTCCTGAAGAGACATGGTTTTCGGATCCCGGAGATCCTCGAGGTTCACGCGGAAACCGGGGTGATTGTGCTCAGCGATCTCGGAGACACGCTTCTCCAAAACCTGATGCTCAACCTCATAGAAGAGAAAAGAGTCAACATGGTTAAGGCTCTGTGCCGCAAGGCTATCGATATTATCGTCGATCTTCAGCTCAAGGGGACGGAAGCTCTCGATGAGACCTGCATCGCCTCCAAATACGCTCTCGACAGGGACCGTTTCATCTTTGAGCTGAACTTTTTCTACGAACATTACGTCCTGGGGCTCCTCGATCTAAGGTTGACAGAAGTGGAAGAGGGGGGGCTCCGGTCCTGGTTCAACGGTCTTGCCGGAGATGTTTCCGGATTCGGGAGTGTCCTCTGCCACAGGGATTTCCACTCGAGGAATCTCATCGTCGTCGATGCCGAGCTTTACATGACGGATTTCCAGGATGCCAGGCTCGGCCCTTACACATATGATCTTGCCTCATTCCTGAGGGATTCCTATGTCTCATATGAAGAAGATGTCATCAATGAGATGCTCGACTATTACATTGACACGATACGGGAAAGGATGGTTTCGCATCAATCCATCCTTACGGCGAAAAGAGAATCCCGCTTCCAGCAATTCCTTTCAGGTCCTGATAGTGAGAAGAGAAATAGTTTCAGAAGAGAGTTCGACCTCACCTGCATACAGCGAAATATCAAAGCACTTGGCACGTTTGCCTTTCAATCGCGGGTCAGGAAGAACCATTATTATCTAAGGTACGTTCCTGCCACGTTGAACTATATCAGGAAGAACCTTGATAAGCTCTCCATCACAATGCCTCCCCGGAACCTTATCTTGCTTGCTTCACCTATCGGCATTCCGGATGAAAAGGCATGA
- a CDS encoding efflux RND transporter periplasmic adaptor subunit, producing the protein MTHHVVKKRIVRSLLFSLFPVLILLVLLYSCKSRVGKVDASTGTDNVESESQAQGDALPKKETRGEKPASGKAEPVSKEARRKPDGKEENGGIPVEVSEIMIKDISSYISSTTNIEAENETTILAEVDGRVMEIYKEEGDYVKKGELLAKLDDSERLIILKKARVKADNEETNCARSRELHSQNLLSPEAFDSVRYKHDLAMSELEEAEYNLSKTKIVAPFTGKVTARFIKIGQNIRQTDRLFTITNFNPLVANIYLPEKDALSLRVGQDVQIFVPWDGTRRYTGSIERISPVVDPQTGTVKITIYARNLPELIKPGSFVNINIVREVHSEAMLIPKRAVIKNLQEDFVFVVDGEQARRMKVKLGFEDNGNVEVLSGLNRAQKVISVGQGGLKDGTKIKIVQG; encoded by the coding sequence ATGACTCATCATGTTGTAAAGAAGAGGATTGTGCGATCATTGCTCTTTTCTTTATTTCCTGTCCTGATCCTGCTCGTCTTGCTTTATTCCTGTAAATCAAGGGTGGGCAAAGTCGATGCCTCGACAGGGACCGATAACGTCGAGTCGGAAAGTCAAGCTCAGGGGGACGCGTTACCGAAGAAGGAAACACGAGGGGAAAAACCTGCATCAGGCAAGGCCGAACCAGTAAGCAAGGAAGCCAGGAGAAAGCCCGATGGGAAGGAAGAAAACGGGGGAATTCCTGTCGAAGTCTCCGAGATCATGATCAAGGACATCTCCTCTTACATCAGCTCGACTACCAATATCGAGGCGGAGAACGAAACAACCATCCTCGCGGAAGTGGATGGACGAGTCATGGAGATCTACAAAGAAGAAGGGGACTACGTTAAAAAAGGTGAACTCCTGGCAAAACTGGATGACAGCGAAAGACTGATCATTCTTAAGAAGGCCAGGGTGAAGGCTGACAATGAAGAGACGAACTGTGCGCGCTCCAGAGAACTTCACAGTCAGAACCTGCTGAGCCCTGAAGCCTTTGACAGTGTCAGATACAAGCACGACCTTGCAATGTCGGAACTTGAGGAGGCAGAGTACAATCTGAGCAAGACGAAGATCGTGGCCCCCTTCACCGGAAAAGTTACGGCCAGGTTCATAAAAATCGGACAGAACATTCGCCAGACAGATCGGCTCTTTACAATAACTAATTTCAATCCGCTTGTTGCCAACATCTATCTCCCAGAAAAAGATGCCCTTTCACTTAGAGTCGGGCAGGACGTTCAGATTTTCGTTCCATGGGACGGGACCAGGAGATATACCGGCTCAATTGAGAGGATCAGCCCGGTCGTTGACCCGCAGACCGGGACGGTCAAGATCACGATCTATGCAAGGAATCTTCCCGAATTGATAAAACCGGGAAGCTTCGTAAACATCAACATTGTAAGGGAAGTCCATTCCGAGGCTATGCTCATCCCAAAGAGGGCTGTCATCAAAAACCTTCAGGAAGATTTTGTCTTTGTCGTGGATGGCGAGCAGGCAAGAAGAATGAAGGTAAAGCTTGGTTTCGAAGACAACGGGAATGTTGAAGTCCTTTCCGGGCTGAACCGCGCTCAGAAGGTAATCTCAGTCGGGCAGGGCGGCCTCAAAGATGGCACAAAGATCAAGATCGTTCAGGGTTGA
- the cyaB gene encoding class IV adenylate cyclase has protein sequence MFRKEIEIKLKIDDAERAMEEIEKMGGIREKDLFFEDNLLFDYRDLSLQEKGIVLRIREYAGECTLTMKKKEKRDEGSAYKIRSEIETRVSDSQTLIAILKSLNLKAVYRYQKYRAEYLWGNLHVSIDRTPIGDFIELEGSEEEIDSAARSLGFSKADYINVSYRTFHLAYLRERGLPASDLLFPEGTRK, from the coding sequence ATGTTCCGGAAAGAGATAGAGATCAAGTTGAAGATCGACGATGCCGAAAGAGCCATGGAAGAAATCGAGAAAATGGGCGGTATCCGGGAAAAAGACCTTTTCTTTGAAGATAATCTCCTTTTCGATTACCGTGATCTTTCTTTGCAAGAGAAAGGTATCGTTTTGCGGATCAGGGAGTATGCCGGGGAATGCACGCTAACCATGAAGAAGAAGGAGAAGCGAGATGAAGGATCAGCCTACAAGATACGTTCCGAGATCGAAACAAGAGTAAGCGATTCTCAAACGCTAATAGCCATTCTGAAATCTCTGAATCTTAAGGCCGTTTACAGATACCAGAAATACAGGGCGGAATACTTATGGGGTAACCTGCATGTTTCGATCGACAGGACACCCATCGGCGACTTCATCGAGCTGGAAGGAAGCGAAGAAGAGATCGACTCCGCAGCGCGTTCTCTCGGATTCTCCAAAGCGGACTACATCAACGTCAGCTATCGTACATTTCATCTAGCGTATCTGAGAGAGAGAGGACTCCCCGCGTCCGACTTGCTCTTTCCGGAAGGAACCAGGAAATGA